CATGAAGGCCCGGCCAAGGACGCGACCGAAGCCGCGCTGAAGGCGGGCAAGGATGTCGTCACCGCGAACAAGGCGCTTTTGGCCCATCACGGTCAGGCTCTGGCGGAACTGGCCGAGGGTCTGGGCCGGGTGATCCGTTATGAGGCCGCCGTGGCCGGGGGCATCCCCGTGATCAAGGCGCTGACCGAGGGGCTGGCGGGCAACCAGATCCGCCGCGTCATGGGGGTGATGAACGGCACCTGCAACTACATCCTGACCCGGATGGAAACCGCGGGCCTGCCCTATGAGACGGTCTTCGAGGAAGCCCGGCAGCTGGGCTATCTGGAGGCCGATCCGAACCTGGACGTCGGGGGGATCGACGCGGGCCACAAGCTCTCGATCCTGGCCTCCATCGCCTTCGGCACCAAGGTCAGCTTCGCCAATGTCGTGCTGGAAGGGATCGGCTGCATCTCGATCGACGATATCCGCCGCGCCGGGGACATGGGCTACAAGATCAAGCTTCTGGGCGTGGCGCAGATGACCGGCCGCGGGCTGGAACAGCGGATGATGCCCTGCCTTGTGCCCGCGGCCTCGCCCTTGGGGCAGCTGCAGGGCGGCACCAACATGGTGGTGATCGAGGGCGACTCGGTCGGCCAGATCGTCTTGCGCGGCGCGGGGGCGGGCGAAGGCCCGACGGCATCCGCGGTGATGGGCGACGTGCTTGACATCGCGCGCGGGCTGCGGCTGCCGACCTTCGGGCAACCGGCGGCAGGCCTCGCCGATCCGATCCCGGCCGCGGTCTCGGCGCCCGCGCCCTATTACCTGCGCCTCGAGCTGATGGACAAGCCGGGCGCGCTGGCCAAGGTCGCCGCAGTGCTGGGCGAAGCGGGCGTCTCGATTTCCCGCATGCGCCAATACGGCCACGAGGACACCTCGGCCCCGGTCCTGATCGTGACCCACAAGACCACCCGCGATGCGATCGACGTGGCGATCGCGGCCCTGCCCGCGACCGGCGTCGTGCTGGGCGCCCCGGTGGCGCTTCGGATCGAAGAAGTCTGACCGGACCCGCCCCGCTCCGGTGCATCTGCGCACCGGACCGGGCGGGGATCCGCCGCCGCTCTCGACAGATTGAACGCAGTTTCAGATCGTTAGCGCTGTCAGACTTGTCAAGGCGGCGCGTCTCTGGCCTAGCTGTGCCAACCCAAAAGCACAGGACATGCCATGACCACCCCCACCGATTTCAATGATCGCCTGCTGTCGCTCGGCCTTGCGCGCGTGTCGGAAGCCGCCGCCCATGCTTCGGCCCGGCTGATCGGCCACGGCGATGAAAAGGCCGCCGACCAGGCCGCCGTGAACGCGATGCGCGAGCAGCTCAACATCCTCGACATCCGCGGCGTCGTGGTGATCGGCGAGGGCGAGCGTGACGAGGCCCCGATGCTTTACATCGGCGAAGAGGTCGGCACCGGCGAAGGCCCGGCGGTGGATATCGCGCTGGATCCGCTCGAAGGCACGACGCTGACCGCGAAAGACATGCCGAACGCGCTGACGGTGATCGCGATGGCGCCGCGCGGCACGCTTCTGCACGCGCCCGACGTCTACATGGAAAAACTGGCGATCGGGCCGGGCTTCGAAAAGGACGTCGTCAGCCTCGACATGACCCCGTCGGAGCGGATCCACGCGCTGGCCAAGGCCAAGGGCTGCGAAGCCCATGACATCACCTGCTGCATTCTGGAACGTCCGCGCCACGAAGAGCTGATCGCCGAGGTCCGCGCGACCGGCGCCTCGATCCGGCTGATCACCGATGGCGACGTCGCGGGCATCATCCATTGCGCCGAGCCCGACGTGACCGGCATCGACATCTACATGGGCTCGGGCGGCGCGCCGGAAGGCGTTCTGGCGGCCTCGGCGCTCAAATGCATGGGCGGGCAGATGTGGGGCAAGCTTCTGTTCCGCAACGATGACGAGCGCGGCCGCGCGAAAAAGGCCGGGATCACCGATCTCGACAAGATCTATGCCCGCGACGACATGGTCCGCGCCGACGTGATCTTTGCCGCGACCGGGGTGACGAACGGCTCGATCCTGCACGGGGTGAAGCGCAACCCGAAATTCATCGAGACCGAAACGATCCTGATGCGCTCGAAAACCGGCTCGGTGCGCCGGGTGATCTATCGCAACCCGATCCGCTGAGGCAACGCTCCGGGGGGTATGCCGTCCCCCGCACCCCCTGCGCGTATTTTGCCAAGGAAAACGGGGCCGTTTCACCTTGGCCGAAATATCCCGGGGGGGAATTTGCCGACAGGCAAAGAGGGGGCGGCGCCCCCTTTCGCCCGCCACTGGCGGGCGTTTCGTTTTTTCGCTAGAGCTGCGCCATGACCAGCTTTCTGAATGTCGATACCTCCTTGACCGGGCGGCGCTGGGTCGGCCCCAGCCTTGAAGCCGATCGTCTGGCCGAAGCGATGGCGCAAGCCACCCACCTGCCCCTGCCGCTCGCCCGGGTTCTGGTCGCCCGCGGCGTGACGCCCGAAGCCGCGGCGGGATTTCTGGAACCGACCCTGCGCGACCTGCTGCCCGATCCGCACCGCCTGAAAGACATGGAAAAGGCGGCGGCGCGATTTCTGCGGGCGCTCCGAAGCCGCGAAAAGATCGCGATCTTCGCCGATTACGATGTCGACGGCGGCTCTTCGGCGGCGCTTCTCATCTGCTTTCTGCGCGCCTTCGGCGTCACCCCCACGCTCTACATCCCCGACCGCATCGACGAGGGCTACGGCCCCAATGTCCCCGCGATGCAGGCGCTTGGCCGCGAGCACGGGCTGATCGTCTGCGTCGATTGCGGCACGCTCAGCCACGCGCCGGTCGCCGCCGCCGCCCCCGCCGATGTCGTCATTCTCGACCACCATCTGGGCGGCGAGACCCTGCCCCCCGCGGTCGCCTGCGTGAACCCGAACCGGCAGGACGAACCGGGCGATCTGGGGCATCTTTGCGCCGCTTCGGTGGTCTTCCTGATGCTGGTCGAGGCGAACCGGCAGCTGCGCGCCGAGGGGGTCAAGGGCCCCGATCTGATGGCGATGCTCGATCTTGTCGCGCTGGCGACCGTCGCCGATGTGGCGCCGCTTCTGGGCGTGAACCGGGCGCTGGTGCGGCAGGGGCTCAAGGTCATGGCCCGGCGCGAGCGGCCGGGGCTGGTGGCGCTTTCCGACGTCGCCCGGCTCGACAAGGCGCCGACGGCCTATCATCTGGGCTTTCTGCTGGGACCGCGGGTCAATGCCGGGGGCCGGATCGGCGCCGCCGATCTGGGGGCGCGGTTGCTCTCCACCGACAGCGCCGCCGAGGCCGCGGCCTTGGCCGAGCGGCTCGACCGGCTGAACAGCGAACGGCGCGAGATCGAGAATCGCGTCCGCGATGCCGCGCTGACCCAGGCCGAGGCGCGCGGCCTCGACGGCCCGCTTGTCTGGGCGGCGGGCGAGGGCTGGCATCCGGGCGTCGTCGGCATCGTCGCGGCGCGGCTGAAGGAGGCGACGAACCGCCCCGCCGTGGTGATCGGGCTGGAAGGCGGCCTTGGCAAGGGCTCGGCGCGCTCGGTGGCGGGGGTCGATCTGGGCGCGGCGGTGCAGCGCGTCGCGGCCGAGGGGCTTTTGCTCAAGGGCGGCGGGCACCGCATGGCCGCGGGTCTGACCCTGCCGAGGGCAGTGGAACCGCGATGGAAGGCTGCCGAGTGTTCGCCCGGCAGGGCGCGGCACGGCGGCCCGGCCGATCTGCGGCTGGACGGGCTCCTGATGCCGGGCGCCGCGACGCCCGCGCTGATCGAGGATCTCGACCGCGCCGGCCCCTATGGCCAGGCGGCGCCCTCGCCGCGCTTTGCCTTTCCCGCGATGGCGATCCTGAACGCCCGGCGGATCGGCGAGAGCCACCTGCGGCTCAGCTTTGGCGACGGGCTTGGCGCGAAGCTCGACGCCATCGCCTTTGGCGCTTTCGACGGCCCGCTGGGCCCCGCGCTCTCGGCGGGAGGGGCAGGCCGGTTTCATCTGGCGGGCAAGCTTGAACTGGACAGCTGGGGCGGCCGCTCCAAGGTGCAATTGCGTCTTGACGATGCCGCACGGGCCTGACGACGGCGGCTCAACCCCCTGTTTTCCTGTTCTTTTTGAAGTTTTTTCGGGGCGAATGAAGAAAGTTTGGAAAAACTGCAAAATCCCTCTTGCGAGTCACCGGCGCCTGGCCTAAACACCCCTCACGCCGCGCAGCACAGCTGACAAAGCGAAAAGGTGGTCCGTTCGTCTATCGGTTAGGACACCAGGTTTTCAACCTGGGAAGAGGGGTTCGACTCCCCTACGGACTGCCAAACATATCCACAAGAACTGATGAGAACGCCGCTGCAAGCGGCTTTTGCGCCGTCGCCCCTCAGCCCTCGCGCAGTGTTTGCCGGGCCAGCGCCGCGATCAGATCGGTGCGGGTGACAATGCCGGTGATCGCCTGCCCCTGCAGCACCGGAACCGCATCGACCCGACCATCCGCCATCATCGGCAACAGCGCCGCGATCGGCGTTTGCGGGCTCACGCGCGGGATCGCCACCGCCATCAGATCCGCCGCCAGAACCCCGGGCGCCCGCTTCGGATCCATCAGCCGCCGCGCCGCCGCCGCAAAGCCGCGATCGCGCCGCGCCGCATCCGCCTGCGCGCGCAAGATCAGATGGATCTGAAAGATCACCCCCAGAAACCGACCCTCGGCGCCCACGACCGGCAGCGAGGTGAAACGATGGCGCCGAAACAGCGCCGCCACCTCGGCCAGCGGTGTTTCCGGCTGCACGGTGATCAGATCGCGCGACATGATCTCGGCTGCGGTCATCGGCCCGGTGCGATGCGTCGCCGCCTGCAGTTCCGCCGCGCCGACGAGCCGCGCCAGATCCTCGACCCCGAGGTTGAGCGCTTGCCGGGTCCGGGTCAGGATCCCGGTCAGCTCCGCCTCGGTCAGGCCCAGCCGCTCGGGGGGCGCGGCATCGGCGGTGCGATGCGGGTTCGGGGCCTCGAACTGCCGGGCCGGATAGTGCCGCCCGGTCAGCCGCGCATAGCCCGCCGCCAGCACCACCAGCGCCAGCGTGCCCAGCCCGACCGGCATCAGCACGACCCAGACCCCAAGCTGCCGCACCGGCTCGGGCGCCAGCGCCGTCATCATCGCCACCGCCCCCGCGGGCGGATGCACGGCCCGCGCCAGGATCATCGCGACCACCGCCAGCCCCACCGCCAGCGCGACGCGCAGCCCGGGATCCAGCGGCAGATGCGTGGCGGCAACGCCGATCAGCGCCGCCAGCATGTTGCCGACCAGCGCCGACCAGGGCTGCGCCAGCGGGCTGGACGGCACCGCGAACAGCAAGAGCGCCGTCGCCCCGAAGGGCGGCAGCAGCCAGGAGACCTGCCGCAGCTCCTGCGGCGCCAGCAGCGGAACGAGGCTCAGCCCCGCCAGCGCGGCAAGGACACCCAGACCGGCGCGCAGCGCCTCGCGCAGACCGGCCCGCGGCACCGCCGGCCCCAAGGATCGCAGGATCCGCATCGGCCCCTCCTGTTTGCGCCACCATTCCCCGTGGGCGGGCCGGGATCAAGCCCCAAGGCGACCGCCGCGGCGCAAACCGGCGCCACCGCAAAGATATATCTTGACTATTTTAATACATCTGAATATCCGACAAAATAAATAAGGATATGACATGTCATGCTTGCCCCGCTTCTGATCATGTTGCGCGAAGGGCTTGAAGCCGCCCTCGTCGTCGTCATCATCGCCGCCTATCTGCGCCGCACCGGCCGCGGCGCCTGGATCGGGGCGATCTGGGTCGGCGTGCTTTTCGCCGTCGCGCTGTCGCTTTTCGTCGGTGCGGCGCTGCAATTCCTGCAGGCGGGCTTCCCGCAAAAGACGCAGGAAGGCTTCGAGGCCGCCGTCGCCCTGATCGCCGTGGCCGTGCTGGTCTGGATGGTGTTCTGGATGCGCGCCGCCGCCCGCTCGATCCGCGCGACGCTGGAACAGGGGGTCGAGGCCGCTTTCGACACCGCCCCCGGTCAGGGCACGGTCTGGGCGCTGGTCGCGATGTCCTTCTTTGCCGTCGCGCGCGAGGGTCTCGAATCGGTCTTCTTCCTGCTGGCGATCTTCCAGCAAAGCCCGGGCCCGGCCGCCCCCCTCTCGGCGCTGGCGGGGATCGCGATCTCGGTCGCGCTCGGCTTCGGGATCTATTCCGGCGGCATGCGGCTCGATCTGCGCCGGTTCTTCCGGTTCTCGGGCCTTTTCATCCTGTTCGTCGCGGCCGGGCTGCTCTCGGGGGCGCTGCGCAGCCTGCACGAGGCCGGGCTTTGGAATGCGCTGCAGACCCCGGCCTGGGATCTGAGCCAGACCCTGCCCAATGCCTCGGTCGCGGGCACCGTGCTTTCGGCGCTCTTTGGCTATCACGACAGCCCGACCCAGGGCGAGGTCGCCCTCTGGGCCGCGTTCCTGGCCGTGACCTGCCGCTCTTCCTGCGCCCCGCGCCCGCCCCCCTTCCGCAAAAGGCCTGATCCGATGACCCCTTCCGCACAAGCGCCGTCCGGGCGCCTCCTTCCGCTGCTTCTGGGCACCGGCGGCCTTTTGGTGCTGGGCGGCGTCGCGCTGTTCTGGCTCGCCTCGGCGCGAAACCAGCCGCAGACCGAGGGGGCGATCCCGGTCACCGTCACCGCCACCGCCTGCGAGCCGATGGCGCTGGAAGTGCCCGCGGGCCCGGCCCGGTTCCTGATCCGCAACGCCTCGGACCGGCCGGTGGAATGGGAAATCCTGAACGGCGTCATGGTGGTGGCCGAGCGTGAAAACATCGCCCCCGGCTTTTCGTCGGTGCTGAGCGAGCGGCTGAAACCCGGCGTCTACGACATCACCTGCGGGCTGTTGTCGAACCCGCGCGGCAAGCTGACCGTGCTGGCGACGGCCGAAAGCGCCGCGGAAACCGCCGCGCCGCCGCTGCGCGAGCTGATCGGGCCGCTCTCGGAACGCAAGGTGCAGCTGATGAAGGCGGCGGGGAAATTCACCCGCGCGGCGCAGGCTTTGGAACAGGCGATCGCGGCGGGCGATCTGGCGGCGGCAAAGACCGCCTGGACGCAGGCCGCCGCGCATTGGGCCAGCCTGGGAACCGTCGCCCCGCAGGCGGCCGATCTGCAAAACCGCATCGCCCCGCAGGCCGCCTGGCTGGCCGCACGCGAGGAGGACCCGGCCTTCACCGGCCTCTCCCGGATCGAATACGGGCTTTTCGCCCGATCCTCGGTTGCGGACCTTGCCCCGGTGGCCGCGGCGCTGAGCCGGGATGCGACGGAATTTCAAAGCCGCGTCAAGGCCTTCGACGGCACGCCCGCAGGCATCGCCGCCGATGCCGCCCGTTATGCCCGCAGCCTGGCCGATGCGACCGCCGCCGGGACCCTGACGCCCTATGCGGCCGACGACACCGTGCTTTTGGGGGCCGCGCTGGACACGCTCGACCGCGCCCGCGCCGTGCTCGACCCGCTGCTCTCGGCCGCCGATCCGGCGCAATCGGCCCGGGTCAAGGACCGGCTTGCCGCCGCCCATGCCGCGGCAAGTGCGGTTCCGCAGGATCACAAGGCCACCGCCGCGGCGCTGACCGCCGCCGCCGAGGCCCTGGCCGGGATCAATCCCACCCTTGGACTGGAGCCCTGAGATGAGCCCTTCTCCCTCTCGCCGTGCCGTTCTGGGCGGGCTTGGCCTTGGCCTTGCCGCCTGCCCTTTCAGCCTGGGCCTGGCCCGGGCCGAGACCGCGCCGCAGGCCTCGGCGCTGACCGCCGCGCCGCAGGCGGGCGCCAGCTCGGCCTCTGACCGCATCGCGCCGCAGGGCCGGTTTCAGGCGGGCATCGTCACGCCCCGCCCGGCCTGGGGTCTGGTGGCCGCCTTCGACGTGATCGTCGACACCCCCGCCGATCTGGAACGGCTGTTCCGCCGCCTGACCGAACGCATCACCTTTCTGACCAGCGGCGGCACGGTTCCGGATCTGGACCCCGCCCTGCCGCCCGCCGACAGCGGCATCCTTGGCCCGGAGCTGCGCCCCGATGCGCTGACGGTGACACTGGCGCTGGGCGCCTCGCTTTTTGACGCCCATCCCTGGCTTGGCCCGCTGCGTCCGGCGCAGCTGACCCGGATGACCGGCTTTCCGAACGATGCGCTGAACCCCGATCTGTGCCATGGCGACCTTGCGATCCAGATCTGCGCGAACACGCAGGAAACCATCATCCATGCGCTGCGCGATCTGATCAAGAACCTGCCCGACCAGCTGGTGCTGCGCTGGAAACAGGAGGGGAACGTGCCCGTCATTGCGCCGCAAGCCCCGGGCGTGGTGGAAAGTGCGCGCAATTTCCTCGGCTTCCGCGACGGCTCGGCCAATCCCGACAGCGCCGATGCGGCGCTGATGGAGCGCGTCCTTTGGGTGCATGACGCCGCCGAGCCCGCCTGGGCGCGGGACGGCAGCTACATGGCGGTGCGGCTGATCCGCAATTTCGTCGAACGCTGGGACCGCACGCCGCTTGCGGAACAGGAGCGCATCTTCGGCCGCACCCGGATCACCGGCGCGCCGCTTGACAAGCGCGACGGCACCGAGGCGGACGTGCCCGATTACGCCGCCGATCCCGAGGGCGCCGCCACGCCGCTCGACAGCCACATTCGTCTTGCCAACCCCCGCGACGCGGGCGAGCGGCATCTGATGCTGCGCCGTCCCTTCAACTATTCGAACGGGGTGACGAAATCGGGCCAGCTGGATCAGGGGCTTCTGTTCATCGCCTGGCAGGCCAGCCTGACTGATGGATTCATCGCTGCGCAGACCCGGCTGAATGGCGAACCCCTTGAAGAATATATCAAACCCGTGGGCGGGGGCTATTTCTTCGCCCTGCCGGGCTTTGGCCCCGGGCCCGACGATTACCTCGGCCGTCAGCTGATCGACGCCATCGGCCACGCCCCGCAGAAGACCTGAGAAAGGACGAACCCGATGAAGATGCTGTCCCTGGCCGCCACTTTGGCCGTGCTGGCCACCCCCCTTGCCGCCGCCGATGCGACGCTGGATCTTGTGGCGCCGATTGCCGAATACAAGCTTTACGTGTCGGAAAACACCGAAGCTCTGGTGACCGACACCCAGGCTTTCGTCGCCGCAGTGAAGGCGGGCGAGATCGACAAGGCCAAGGCGCTGTTTGCGCCGACGCGGCTGTCCTATGAAAAGATCGAGCCGGTGGCCGAGCTTTTCGCCGATCTGGACGCGCCGATCGACGCCCGTGCCGATGACTACGAAAAAGCCGAGGCCGATCCGGCCTTTACCGGCTTTCACCGGCTCGAATACGCGCTTTGGGTCGAGGGCAAGACCGATCACGTCACCGCCGTTGCCGACAAGCTCGAAGCCGATGTGACCGAACTGGCCAAGCGCATCGACGGGCTGACCTTCCCGCCCGCGGTGGTGGTGGGCGGCGCTTCGGTGCTGATGGACGAGGTCGCGGCGACGAAGATCTCGGGCGAGGAAGACCGCTATTCCCGCACCGACCTGTGGGATTTTCAGGGCAATTTCGACGGCGCGAAGAAAATCGTCGATCTTTTCGGCCCGATGGTCGAGGACCGCGATTTCGTCGCCTCGGTCGAGGGCAATTTCGCCAAGGTCTACGAAACGCTCGACAAATACCGCGAGGGCGAGGGCTTCGTCAGCTATGAGAAGCTGACCGACGAGGATCGCAAGCGGCTCTCGGCGCTGGTCAACACGCTGGCCGAGGACCTGTCCACCCTGCGCGCCCGGCTCGGCCTGAGCTGAGATCGCCCAGGCAAGGCGCCCCCCGGCCCGGCCCGGGGGGCTTCATTGCGACGCAGGGGAAGGCTGTTCAGGGAATCGGAAACAGATCGGGCTATAACGGGACGAATCGACCGAACCGGGATGCCCGCGATGGCCCAGAGGACAGCACGAAAGGCGGACCGGAAAGGCCCGGCCGCAGGGGCGGTGCCGCTCAAGGCCTGGCTCTGGCGGTCTTATGTCAAGGCCGCGCTGATCCCGCTGCTGCTGATCGAATTCGGCTTCGTCGCGATCTACTGGGCCACAAGCCAGGTGGTCTATGACCGCTCCGCCGCCGCGATCACCCGGATTTCCACCGATTCCGTCCGCGACGCCGCCCTGCGCGAGGCGAATGTCATCGCGCATCGGCTGGACGCGATCACCGCGATGACCCGGATCTATGCCGCGGAAACCGGCCGCGCCCTGCAGACCCCGGCCACGGCCAGTCAGGCGGAGCAGGACAATCACGCGCTCAGCCCCGGCGGCGCCTTTCACACCTTGCGCGACACCGGCGGCGCGGCGGTCTTCTATTCCGGCATCGTCCCGGTGGGCGCGGCGGAACGGGAAAAGGTCTGGCGCACGGCGCGGCTTGATCCGCTGATGCGCGCGATCAAGGACAGCGACCCCTTGATCGCGCAGCTTTATCTGAACACCCGGGACAGCCTGAACCGGATCTATCCCTGGTTCGACGTGCTGAAGATCTATCCGCCAAAGATGGATATCCCGAGCTACAATTTCTATTACGAGGCCGATGCCGCCCACAACCCCGACCGCAAGCCGGTCTGGACCGACGCCTATGTCGATCCGGCGGGCGGCGGCTGGATGGTCTCCGCGATCGCGCCGGTCTATGGCCCCGACCGGCTTGAAGCGGTCGTGGGCATCGATGTCACCATCGGCACCATCTTGCAGCGCGTGCTCGACATCCGCATCCCCGGCGAGGGCTATGCCGTGCTCATCGGCCGCGACGGCACGATTCTTGCCCTGCCGCCAAAGGGCGAGGCCGATCTGGGCCTGAGCGAACTTCTGGCGCACAGCTACGAGGAGGCGATCCTCAAGGACACGTT
This DNA window, taken from Rhodobacter capsulatus SB 1003, encodes the following:
- a CDS encoding homoserine dehydrogenase — encoded protein: MTAAAAQPLRLGIAGLGTVGIGVVKIVQRHADLLAARSGRPVVITAVSARDRTKNRDADLSGYAWETDPVALALRDDVDVLVEVMGGHEGPAKDATEAALKAGKDVVTANKALLAHHGQALAELAEGLGRVIRYEAAVAGGIPVIKALTEGLAGNQIRRVMGVMNGTCNYILTRMETAGLPYETVFEEARQLGYLEADPNLDVGGIDAGHKLSILASIAFGTKVSFANVVLEGIGCISIDDIRRAGDMGYKIKLLGVAQMTGRGLEQRMMPCLVPAASPLGQLQGGTNMVVIEGDSVGQIVLRGAGAGEGPTASAVMGDVLDIARGLRLPTFGQPAAGLADPIPAAVSAPAPYYLRLELMDKPGALAKVAAVLGEAGVSISRMRQYGHEDTSAPVLIVTHKTTRDAIDVAIAALPATGVVLGAPVALRIEEV
- the glpX gene encoding class II fructose-bisphosphatase gives rise to the protein MTTPTDFNDRLLSLGLARVSEAAAHASARLIGHGDEKAADQAAVNAMREQLNILDIRGVVVIGEGERDEAPMLYIGEEVGTGEGPAVDIALDPLEGTTLTAKDMPNALTVIAMAPRGTLLHAPDVYMEKLAIGPGFEKDVVSLDMTPSERIHALAKAKGCEAHDITCCILERPRHEELIAEVRATGASIRLITDGDVAGIIHCAEPDVTGIDIYMGSGGAPEGVLAASALKCMGGQMWGKLLFRNDDERGRAKKAGITDLDKIYARDDMVRADVIFAATGVTNGSILHGVKRNPKFIETETILMRSKTGSVRRVIYRNPIR
- the recJ gene encoding single-stranded-DNA-specific exonuclease RecJ, with the translated sequence MTSFLNVDTSLTGRRWVGPSLEADRLAEAMAQATHLPLPLARVLVARGVTPEAAAGFLEPTLRDLLPDPHRLKDMEKAAARFLRALRSREKIAIFADYDVDGGSSAALLICFLRAFGVTPTLYIPDRIDEGYGPNVPAMQALGREHGLIVCVDCGTLSHAPVAAAAPADVVILDHHLGGETLPPAVACVNPNRQDEPGDLGHLCAASVVFLMLVEANRQLRAEGVKGPDLMAMLDLVALATVADVAPLLGVNRALVRQGLKVMARRERPGLVALSDVARLDKAPTAYHLGFLLGPRVNAGGRIGAADLGARLLSTDSAAEAAALAERLDRLNSERREIENRVRDAALTQAEARGLDGPLVWAAGEGWHPGVVGIVAARLKEATNRPAVVIGLEGGLGKGSARSVAGVDLGAAVQRVAAEGLLLKGGGHRMAAGLTLPRAVEPRWKAAECSPGRARHGGPADLRLDGLLMPGAATPALIEDLDRAGPYGQAAPSPRFAFPAMAILNARRIGESHLRLSFGDGLGAKLDAIAFGAFDGPLGPALSAGGAGRFHLAGKLELDSWGGRSKVQLRLDDAARA
- a CDS encoding HPP family protein; amino-acid sequence: MRILRSLGPAVPRAGLREALRAGLGVLAALAGLSLVPLLAPQELRQVSWLLPPFGATALLLFAVPSSPLAQPWSALVGNMLAALIGVAATHLPLDPGLRVALAVGLAVVAMILARAVHPPAGAVAMMTALAPEPVRQLGVWVVLMPVGLGTLALVVLAAGYARLTGRHYPARQFEAPNPHRTADAAPPERLGLTEAELTGILTRTRQALNLGVEDLARLVGAAELQAATHRTGPMTAAEIMSRDLITVQPETPLAEVAALFRRHRFTSLPVVGAEGRFLGVIFQIHLILRAQADAARRDRGFAAAARRLMDPKRAPGVLAADLMAVAIPRVSPQTPIAALLPMMADGRVDAVPVLQGQAITGIVTRTDLIAALARQTLREG
- the efeU gene encoding iron uptake transporter permease EfeU; translated protein: MLAPLLIMLREGLEAALVVVIIAAYLRRTGRGAWIGAIWVGVLFAVALSLFVGAALQFLQAGFPQKTQEGFEAAVALIAVAVLVWMVFWMRAAARSIRATLEQGVEAAFDTAPGQGTVWALVAMSFFAVAREGLESVFFLLAIFQQSPGPAAPLSALAGIAISVALGFGIYSGGMRLDLRRFFRFSGLFILFVAAGLLSGALRSLHEAGLWNALQTPAWDLSQTLPNASVAGTVLSALFGYHDSPTQGEVALWAAFLAVTCRSSCAPRPPPFRKRPDPMTPSAQAPSGRLLPLLLGTGGLLVLGGVALFWLASARNQPQTEGAIPVTVTATACEPMALEVPAGPARFLIRNASDRPVEWEILNGVMVVAERENIAPGFSSVLSERLKPGVYDITCGLLSNPRGKLTVLATAESAAETAAPPLRELIGPLSERKVQLMKAAGKFTRAAQALEQAIAAGDLAAAKTAWTQAAAHWASLGTVAPQAADLQNRIAPQAAWLAAREEDPAFTGLSRIEYGLFARSSVADLAPVAAALSRDATEFQSRVKAFDGTPAGIAADAARYARSLADATAAGTLTPYAADDTVLLGAALDTLDRARAVLDPLLSAADPAQSARVKDRLAAAHAAASAVPQDHKATAAALTAAAEALAGINPTLGLEP
- the efeB gene encoding iron uptake transporter deferrochelatase/peroxidase subunit: MSPSPSRRAVLGGLGLGLAACPFSLGLARAETAPQASALTAAPQAGASSASDRIAPQGRFQAGIVTPRPAWGLVAAFDVIVDTPADLERLFRRLTERITFLTSGGTVPDLDPALPPADSGILGPELRPDALTVTLALGASLFDAHPWLGPLRPAQLTRMTGFPNDALNPDLCHGDLAIQICANTQETIIHALRDLIKNLPDQLVLRWKQEGNVPVIAPQAPGVVESARNFLGFRDGSANPDSADAALMERVLWVHDAAEPAWARDGSYMAVRLIRNFVERWDRTPLAEQERIFGRTRITGAPLDKRDGTEADVPDYAADPEGAATPLDSHIRLANPRDAGERHLMLRRPFNYSNGVTKSGQLDQGLLFIAWQASLTDGFIAAQTRLNGEPLEEYIKPVGGGYFFALPGFGPGPDDYLGRQLIDAIGHAPQKT
- the efeO gene encoding iron uptake system protein EfeO — protein: MKMLSLAATLAVLATPLAAADATLDLVAPIAEYKLYVSENTEALVTDTQAFVAAVKAGEIDKAKALFAPTRLSYEKIEPVAELFADLDAPIDARADDYEKAEADPAFTGFHRLEYALWVEGKTDHVTAVADKLEADVTELAKRIDGLTFPPAVVVGGASVLMDEVAATKISGEEDRYSRTDLWDFQGNFDGAKKIVDLFGPMVEDRDFVASVEGNFAKVYETLDKYREGEGFVSYEKLTDEDRKRLSALVNTLAEDLSTLRARLGLS